A part of Lacinutrix sp. 5H-3-7-4 genomic DNA contains:
- a CDS encoding glycosyltransferase family 2 protein: MKIYIVIPAHNEEDCIGLMLNSLVNQTVLPEKVVVVNDNSTDKTDEIIDDFSAQNKWIQSIKIKSSSQHIPGSKVINAFYKGLETLDDAYDVVCKFDADIILPENYLESIISLFKSNSKVGIAGGLAYIEKNNQWVYETIASKNHVRGPFKAYKKACFNAIGGLKQSIGWDTMDVLLAQYYGWTIKTDKSLHVKHLKPTGKTYHKSSKYLQGEALYKMRFGIALTILSALKSAISKRSFSYFKNTVLGYLKAKQNNTQPLVTEDQGVFIRNLRWNGVKNKLGL; encoded by the coding sequence ATGAAAATTTACATTGTAATACCTGCACATAACGAAGAAGATTGCATTGGCTTAATGCTTAACTCTTTAGTTAATCAAACTGTTTTACCTGAAAAGGTCGTGGTAGTAAATGATAATTCTACAGACAAAACAGATGAAATAATTGATGATTTTTCAGCACAAAACAAATGGATTCAATCTATTAAAATTAAATCTTCAAGTCAACATATCCCAGGAAGCAAAGTAATAAATGCATTTTACAAAGGTTTAGAAACATTAGATGATGCTTACGATGTTGTTTGCAAGTTTGATGCAGATATTATTTTACCAGAGAACTATTTAGAATCTATAATTTCTCTTTTTAAATCTAATAGTAAGGTTGGTATTGCTGGTGGACTAGCATATATAGAAAAAAATAATCAATGGGTATACGAGACTATCGCGTCTAAAAACCACGTTCGTGGTCCTTTTAAAGCTTATAAAAAAGCTTGCTTTAATGCTATTGGTGGCTTAAAACAAAGTATTGGTTGGGACACAATGGATGTTTTGCTAGCTCAATATTATGGATGGACTATTAAAACAGATAAATCTCTACACGTAAAACATTTAAAACCTACTGGAAAAACCTACCACAAAAGCAGTAAATATTTGCAAGGTGAAGCATTATACAAAATGCGTTTTGGAATTGCATTAACCATACTTTCTGCCTTAAAAAGTGCCATTAGCAAACGTAGTTTTTCTTATTTTAAAAATACAGTTTTAGGATATTTAAAAGCTAAACAGAATAACACACAACCTTTGGTTACAGAAGATCAAGGCGTATTTATAAGAAACTTACGTTGGAATGGTGTAAAAAACAAACTAGGACTATAA
- a CDS encoding FkbM family methyltransferase encodes MTLAQIIYKTIYNSGINYILRNFNYAFNTIFKSKIKIPPSGIITLNTTAGKLKLATNQTSFITQLLYWNGYKNFEYAQIFETLAKETNSFLDIGANIGFYSLLAAKVNPKINVYAFEPAYGPKFYLNKNIKINNFKNQISAVDLALSNTKGNIDFYEVESLKYKYLKYNLAGEGNAGTKKTSRNFIKNSVSADTLDNFIKLKHLNTVDLIKLDTEGTETDILKSGLDSIKKHQPIIICETLFNTTETELNNLFSSLNYSFYNHSKKGLIKVNSIKRTKDNGIRNCFFVPPSKVNLIEKFVI; translated from the coding sequence ATGACGTTAGCACAAATTATTTACAAAACAATTTATAACAGTGGCATAAATTATATTTTAAGAAATTTTAATTATGCTTTTAATACCATTTTTAAATCTAAAATTAAAATACCTCCAAGCGGAATAATTACTTTAAACACAACAGCTGGAAAATTAAAATTAGCAACAAATCAAACCAGTTTTATAACACAATTACTTTATTGGAATGGTTATAAAAATTTTGAATATGCTCAAATATTTGAAACCTTAGCAAAAGAAACTAATAGTTTTTTAGACATTGGTGCAAACATTGGTTTTTACTCTTTATTAGCAGCAAAAGTAAACCCAAAAATTAATGTTTATGCTTTTGAGCCAGCTTATGGCCCAAAGTTTTATTTAAATAAAAATATTAAAATTAATAATTTTAAAAATCAAATCTCTGCAGTAGATTTAGCATTATCCAATACAAAAGGTAATATTGATTTTTATGAAGTTGAGAGCTTGAAATACAAATATTTAAAATATAATCTAGCTGGAGAAGGCAATGCAGGCACAAAAAAAACATCACGAAACTTTATAAAAAACAGTGTTTCTGCAGATACTTTAGACAACTTTATTAAGTTAAAACATTTAAACACTGTAGATTTAATTAAACTAGATACCGAAGGTACAGAGACAGATATTTTAAAATCTGGTTTAGACAGCATAAAAAAACATCAACCCATAATTATTTGCGAAACACTTTTTAACACAACCGAAACTGAATTAAATAATTTATTTTCAAGTTTAAATTATTCATTTTACAACCATAGTAAAAAGGGATTGATAAAAGTTAACTCAATTAAAAGAACAAAAGATAATGGCATTAGAAATTGCTTTTTTGTTCCGCCTTCAAAAGTAAATTTAATAGAGAAATTTGTGATTTAA
- a CDS encoding 3-oxoacyl-ACP synthase III family protein, with amino-acid sequence MAIKITGTGSYIPDTIEKNENFHQHTFLNVDGSIIEHPNEVIVEKFKAITGIAERRYAEPNLDSSDLAFLAAQKAIADANIDPETLDYIIVAHNFGDVKHDTIQTDVLPCLASRVKHSLRIKNPKCVAYDILFGCPGWIEGVIQANAFIKSGIAKKCLVIGSETLSRVVDKHDRDSMIYSDGAGATIIESTDDNGGILAHETASYTYDEAYYLFFGKSNNQELDKDTRYIKMLGRKIYEFALTNVPNAMKNCLDKSGINIKDVKKILIHQANEKMDEAIINRFYRLYKTPVPKGVMPMSIHKLGNSSVATVPTLLDLIRNNKLENQKIEKGDIIILASVGSGMHINCIIYKY; translated from the coding sequence ATGGCAATAAAAATTACAGGAACAGGAAGTTATATTCCTGATACTATAGAAAAAAACGAAAATTTTCATCAACATACATTTTTAAATGTAGATGGCTCAATTATAGAGCATCCAAACGAGGTTATAGTCGAAAAATTTAAAGCTATTACTGGTATTGCCGAAAGACGATATGCAGAGCCTAATCTAGACTCTTCAGATTTGGCTTTTTTAGCTGCTCAAAAAGCAATTGCAGATGCCAATATAGATCCAGAAACTTTAGACTATATTATTGTTGCTCATAATTTTGGAGACGTAAAACATGACACTATTCAAACCGATGTTTTACCATGTTTAGCCTCAAGAGTAAAACACAGTTTACGTATTAAAAACCCAAAATGTGTCGCTTACGATATTTTATTTGGGTGCCCAGGATGGATTGAAGGCGTTATACAAGCTAATGCTTTTATAAAATCTGGAATTGCTAAAAAATGTTTAGTAATAGGAAGCGAAACACTTTCTAGAGTAGTGGATAAACACGATCGAGATTCTATGATTTATAGCGATGGTGCTGGAGCTACAATTATAGAAAGCACTGATGATAACGGCGGTATTTTAGCTCATGAAACAGCAAGCTACACTTACGACGAAGCATATTATTTATTCTTTGGAAAATCTAACAATCAAGAACTAGATAAAGACACGCGTTATATAAAAATGTTAGGTCGAAAAATTTACGAATTTGCCTTAACTAATGTTCCTAACGCAATGAAAAACTGCTTAGACAAAAGCGGTATAAACATAAAAGATGTAAAGAAAATATTAATACATCAAGCTAATGAAAAAATGGATGAAGCCATTATAAACCGTTTTTATAGACTATACAAAACACCTGTTCCAAAAGGTGTAATGCCAATGAGTATTCATAAACTTGGCAACAGCTCTGTAGCAACTGTACCTACACTTCTAGATTTAATTAGAAATAATAAATTAGAAAATCAGAAAATAGAAAAAGGTGACATTATAATTCTAGCTAGTGTTGGTAGCGGCATGCATATTAATTGCATAATTTATAAGTATTAA
- the gcvP gene encoding aminomethyl-transferring glycine dehydrogenase, whose amino-acid sequence MNTTSFALRHIGPRENDQNQMLKTIGVDSIEQLINETVPDDIRLKNDLDLDAAMSEFEYSSHINELSKLNKIYKTYIGLGYHPTILPAVIQRNILENPGWYTAYTPYQAEIAQGRLEALLNFQTMVIDLTGMEIANASLLDESTAAAEAMGMLFALRSREQKKAKVNKFFVSDLVLPQTIDLLETRANPIGIELTIGNEADYNLSNEYFGALLQYPGKNGQITDIKSFIEKANEKNIKVAVAADILSLAKLEAPGKFGADVVVGTTQRFGIPMGFGGPHAAYFATKEAYKRDVPGRIIGVTKDVNGNRALRMALQTREQHIKRDKATSNICTAQVLLAVMAGMYAVYHGPKGLTFIADKIKNAASTLAKALENLGLEQTNTHYFDTIQIKADAVKIKFEAEKKEVNFHYPDTNTVTISINETTSISDLNEIISIFETVTENTTDKIEVLESNKTIPNHLKRESDFLKVDVFNTYHSETELMRYIKNLERKDLALNHSMISLGSCTMKLNAAAEMLPLSSTNWGSIHPFVPQNQPRGYKLMLNALENQLTEITGFAATSLQPNSGAQGEFAGLMVIKAYHESRGDHHRNICLIPSSAHGTNPASAVMAGMKVVVTKASENGNIDVDDLRKKAELHKDNLSALMVTYPSTHGVYESAIKDITKIIHDNGGQVYMDGANMNAQVGLTNPGNIGADVCHLNLHKTFAIPHGGGGPGVGPICVAEQLVPFLPGSPIIKTGGHQAISAISAAPYGSALACLISYGYIKMLGSKGLKKATEVAILNANYIKERLKGSYSTLYSGEKGRAAHEMIIDCRDFKAKGIEVVDIAKRLMDYGFHAPTVSFPVAGTMMIEPTESESKAEMDRFCDAMISIRKEIDAADKDEPNNILKNAPHTMAMVTSDEWSLPYSREAAAFPLEYVKDSKFWPSVRRVDDAYGDRNLICTCAPIEDYM is encoded by the coding sequence ATGAATACAACCTCTTTTGCATTGCGCCATATTGGGCCAAGAGAAAACGATCAAAACCAAATGCTAAAAACTATTGGTGTAGATTCTATAGAGCAACTTATAAACGAGACTGTTCCAGATGATATTCGATTAAAAAATGACTTAGATTTAGATGCTGCTATGAGCGAGTTTGAATATTCTTCTCATATAAACGAGTTATCTAAACTAAATAAAATATATAAAACCTACATAGGTTTAGGGTATCACCCAACTATTTTACCTGCTGTTATACAACGTAACATACTAGAAAATCCAGGTTGGTATACAGCTTACACTCCATATCAAGCAGAAATTGCTCAAGGTCGCTTAGAAGCTTTATTAAATTTCCAGACCATGGTTATTGATTTAACAGGTATGGAAATTGCAAACGCATCTTTATTAGACGAAAGTACTGCTGCTGCAGAAGCTATGGGAATGCTATTTGCACTTAGAAGCCGCGAACAAAAGAAAGCTAAAGTTAATAAGTTTTTTGTTTCAGATTTAGTATTACCACAAACTATAGATTTATTAGAAACTAGAGCCAACCCAATTGGAATAGAATTAACAATTGGTAATGAAGCAGATTACAATTTATCTAATGAATATTTTGGTGCTTTACTTCAATACCCTGGTAAAAACGGACAAATAACAGATATTAAATCTTTTATAGAAAAAGCAAACGAAAAAAATATAAAAGTGGCAGTTGCTGCAGATATTTTAAGCTTAGCAAAACTTGAAGCTCCAGGAAAATTTGGTGCAGATGTTGTAGTTGGTACAACACAACGTTTTGGAATACCAATGGGATTTGGTGGACCACATGCGGCTTATTTTGCAACTAAAGAAGCTTATAAGCGTGATGTCCCTGGTCGTATTATTGGTGTGACTAAAGATGTTAACGGTAACAGAGCTTTACGTATGGCATTACAAACACGCGAGCAACATATTAAACGTGACAAAGCTACATCTAACATTTGTACTGCTCAAGTACTTTTAGCTGTTATGGCTGGTATGTATGCTGTATATCATGGCCCAAAAGGCTTAACTTTTATTGCAGATAAAATTAAAAATGCAGCGTCTACTTTAGCAAAAGCATTAGAAAATTTAGGCTTAGAACAAACAAACACGCATTATTTTGATACAATTCAAATAAAAGCTGATGCTGTTAAAATTAAATTTGAAGCTGAAAAGAAAGAAGTAAATTTCCATTACCCGGATACTAACACTGTCACTATTTCTATAAATGAAACTACTTCAATTTCAGATTTAAATGAAATTATTTCAATTTTTGAAACGGTTACAGAAAATACAACAGATAAAATTGAAGTTTTAGAATCTAATAAAACCATTCCTAATCACTTAAAAAGAGAATCAGATTTCTTAAAAGTAGATGTTTTTAACACCTACCATTCTGAAACTGAATTAATGCGTTACATTAAAAATTTAGAACGCAAAGATTTAGCATTAAATCACTCTATGATTTCTTTAGGTTCTTGTACAATGAAACTTAATGCTGCTGCCGAAATGCTTCCATTAAGTTCAACAAATTGGGGAAGTATTCATCCATTTGTACCACAAAATCAACCTAGAGGCTACAAATTGATGTTAAACGCTCTTGAAAATCAACTTACAGAAATTACTGGTTTTGCAGCAACATCATTACAACCAAACTCTGGTGCTCAAGGAGAATTTGCAGGATTAATGGTAATAAAAGCATATCATGAATCTCGAGGAGATCACCATAGAAACATTTGTTTAATACCATCATCTGCTCACGGTACAAATCCTGCGAGTGCTGTAATGGCAGGAATGAAGGTTGTAGTTACTAAAGCTTCAGAAAATGGAAATATTGATGTTGATGATTTAAGAAAAAAAGCAGAATTACATAAAGATAATTTATCTGCCTTAATGGTAACATATCCATCTACTCATGGTGTTTATGAATCTGCAATAAAAGACATCACAAAAATTATACATGATAATGGTGGCCAAGTTTATATGGATGGAGCAAATATGAATGCTCAGGTTGGCTTAACTAACCCTGGAAATATTGGAGCAGATGTTTGCCATTTAAACTTACATAAAACATTCGCTATTCCTCATGGCGGTGGCGGACCAGGAGTTGGACCAATTTGCGTTGCAGAGCAATTAGTACCTTTTTTACCTGGAAGTCCAATAATAAAAACTGGAGGACACCAAGCCATTTCGGCTATATCTGCTGCACCTTATGGTTCTGCTTTAGCTTGCTTAATTTCTTATGGCTACATTAAAATGCTAGGATCTAAAGGACTTAAAAAAGCAACAGAAGTAGCTATTTTAAACGCAAACTATATTAAAGAGCGTTTAAAAGGGTCATATTCTACTTTATATTCTGGAGAAAAAGGTAGAGCTGCTCACGAAATGATTATTGATTGTCGTGACTTTAAAGCTAAAGGCATTGAGGTTGTAGATATTGCAAAACGTTTAATGGACTATGGCTTTCACGCACCAACAGTTTCATTTCCAGTTGCAGGAACCATGATGATTGAGCCTACAGAAAGTGAAAGCAAAGCAGAAATGGATCGTTTTTGTGATGCCATGATTTCTATTAGAAAAGAAATTGATGCCGCAGATAAAGATGAGCCTAACAATATTTTAAAAAATGCGCCACATACAATGGCTATGGTAACAAGTGATGAGTGGAGTTTACCATACTCAAGAGAAGCAGCGGCTTTTCCGTTAGAATACGTTAAAGATTCTAAATTTTGGCCTAGCGTTCGTCGTGTAGACGATGCTTATGGTGATAGAAATTTAATTTGCACTTGTGCTCCTATTGAAGATTATATGTAA
- a CDS encoding membrane protein, with product MRIIKQLFDFYLNSSIHVALAVCALSWISLIEFNIIYDETILHFNFFATITGYNFVKYFGVAKFHHRSLTKALKKIQIFSFLSFVMLCFFAVKLPLKTLVYILIFGVITFLYAIPFIPKNLYLDSQQNLRDISGVKVYIIAMVWVGVTVFIPFLNNEVNLTTDVYIGAVQRFLFVVVLMLPFEIRDLKFDSLRLATIPQKIGVKYTKILGLFLLLLFFILNYFKDFIDVKSLFIYGVVSILTLFFLIASNKKRSYYFSSFWVESIPIIWLLIILFS from the coding sequence ATGCGAATAATTAAACAGCTTTTTGATTTTTACTTAAACAGTAGTATTCACGTGGCTTTAGCTGTTTGTGCTTTAAGTTGGATTAGCTTGATAGAGTTCAACATTATTTATGATGAAACTATACTACATTTTAACTTTTTTGCTACAATAACAGGTTACAATTTTGTAAAGTATTTTGGTGTTGCTAAATTTCACCATAGAAGTTTAACTAAAGCATTAAAAAAAATTCAAATTTTTTCGTTTTTAAGCTTTGTAATGTTATGCTTTTTTGCTGTAAAATTACCTTTAAAAACACTTGTCTATATTTTAATATTTGGTGTTATTACCTTTTTATATGCTATACCGTTTATACCTAAAAATCTATATTTAGATAGCCAGCAAAACTTAAGAGATATTAGCGGTGTAAAAGTTTATATAATTGCTATGGTGTGGGTTGGTGTAACTGTTTTTATTCCGTTTTTAAATAACGAAGTTAATTTAACCACAGATGTTTATATAGGTGCTGTACAGCGTTTTTTATTTGTTGTAGTTTTAATGTTGCCGTTTGAAATTAGAGACTTAAAGTTTGATAGTTTAAGGTTGGCAACTATACCACAAAAAATAGGAGTGAAGTATACTAAAATACTTGGTTTGTTTCTTTTATTGTTATTTTTTATTTTAAATTATTTTAAAGATTTTATAGATGTAAAATCTTTGTTTATTTATGGAGTTGTAAGTATTTTGACTTTGTTTTTTTTAATAGCCTCTAATAAAAAAAGGAGCTATTATTTTAGCTCCTTTTGGGTTGAAAGTATACCGATAATTTGGTTACTAATTATTTTGTTTAGCTAA
- a CDS encoding sigma-70 family RNA polymerase sigma factor has product MPNHKIDPNQWITLYSDYLFNYTVSRVSDRDMAQDLVSETFLAGLKSMKNFKGEASERTWLISILKRKIIDYYRKINSNKGKAEVRMTYNNDTETEGDWLEERVADPFDKTAEDSIENSELGIAINNCLEKLPAKQAQVFEMKTILNYDTEAICNELNITASNLWVIIHRARTAMAGCLEKNWF; this is encoded by the coding sequence ATGCCAAATCACAAAATAGATCCAAATCAATGGATTACTTTATACAGTGATTACTTATTTAACTATACAGTTTCTCGAGTAAGCGATAGAGATATGGCACAAGATTTAGTGTCCGAAACGTTTTTAGCAGGATTAAAATCTATGAAAAACTTTAAAGGTGAAGCTAGCGAACGTACGTGGCTAATTTCAATTTTAAAACGAAAAATTATAGATTACTATCGAAAAATTAATTCTAATAAAGGCAAAGCCGAAGTTAGAATGACTTACAATAACGATACAGAAACTGAAGGTGATTGGCTAGAAGAACGTGTAGCAGATCCTTTTGATAAAACAGCTGAAGACTCTATAGAAAACTCAGAATTAGGCATTGCTATAAATAACTGTTTAGAAAAATTGCCAGCAAAACAAGCTCAGGTTTTCGAAATGAAAACTATATTAAATTATGACACCGAAGCTATTTGTAATGAATTGAATATTACTGCGTCTAACCTATGGGTAATCATTCACAGAGCACGAACTGCTATGGCTGGTTGTCTTGAAAAAAATTGGTTTTAA
- a CDS encoding class I SAM-dependent methyltransferase, which translates to MELKRKKFQGVLNILSFNRHFYIYGLLVLVLIITLFIYFQWSLLMLKLIVLAFSYGLLIPLIISAYVYDYAGYYNFNWLKNKNLKDKENQLILNINAGFDETSFSLKEKFPLSKFQVYDFYNPIKHTEPAIVRARKVTNQFPNTKQIVTSKIPLKDNCVDIIFLLSAAHEIRKNSEKIQFLKECHRVCKTNGKVILVEHLRDIPNFFAFSIGFTHFFSKKTWVNVFKKAGFNNVLEDKFTPFMSIFSFKN; encoded by the coding sequence ATGGAATTAAAAAGAAAAAAATTTCAAGGTGTATTAAATATTTTAAGTTTTAACAGGCACTTTTACATTTATGGTTTATTAGTTTTAGTGCTAATAATTACTTTATTTATATACTTTCAATGGTCATTATTAATGCTTAAGCTTATAGTACTAGCTTTTTCTTATGGATTATTAATACCTCTTATAATATCTGCTTACGTATATGATTATGCAGGATACTATAACTTTAATTGGCTAAAAAATAAAAATTTAAAAGACAAAGAAAACCAACTAATACTAAATATTAATGCAGGTTTTGATGAAACGAGTTTTTCTTTAAAAGAAAAATTTCCACTTTCAAAATTTCAGGTATACGATTTTTACAATCCAATAAAACACACAGAACCTGCAATTGTTAGAGCAAGAAAGGTTACCAACCAATTCCCAAATACAAAACAAATAGTTACCTCTAAAATTCCATTAAAAGACAATTGTGTTGATATTATTTTTTTACTCTCAGCAGCTCATGAAATTAGAAAAAATTCAGAAAAAATTCAATTTTTAAAAGAGTGCCATCGTGTTTGTAAAACAAACGGAAAAGTAATTTTAGTTGAGCACTTAAGAGATATACCAAACTTTTTCGCTTTCTCAATTGGTTTCACACATTTTTTCTCCAAAAAAACATGGGTTAACGTTTTTAAAAAAGCTGGATTTAATAATGTATTAGAAGATAAGTTCACACCATTTATGTCGATTTTTTCATTTAAAAACTAA
- a CDS encoding DUF2071 domain-containing protein, translating into MFISLKNHPFAVEAFFKNSTVLTFAVPKEQLQTLIPDCLTLDTFKDKWAFVAVAMVQTKDLRPKGFPKFLGNDFFLIGYRIFVRYTNKKGKRLRGLYIIKSETDKKKMAILGNTFTHYNYTSTDVKQTITKNKTEIASKQSNFSITINNSKNAINLPNNSPFLNWKEARRFAGPLPFTFTYNNKKKEMLIIQGVRQYWKPKPIEIEHYSVDFFKKLQLKNHVLANAFIIENIPYYWKKGEIELWN; encoded by the coding sequence ATGTTTATATCACTTAAAAATCATCCTTTTGCAGTTGAAGCTTTTTTTAAAAACTCAACAGTATTAACTTTTGCTGTACCAAAAGAGCAACTGCAAACCCTAATTCCAGATTGTTTAACATTAGACACTTTCAAAGATAAATGGGCATTTGTTGCTGTTGCAATGGTTCAGACTAAGGATTTAAGACCAAAAGGTTTTCCCAAATTTTTAGGAAATGATTTTTTCTTAATCGGTTATCGCATATTTGTGCGCTACACCAATAAAAAAGGAAAACGTTTGCGTGGTTTATATATAATAAAATCTGAAACCGATAAAAAGAAAATGGCAATATTGGGTAATACTTTTACACATTACAACTACACGTCAACAGATGTAAAACAAACTATTACAAAAAACAAAACCGAAATAGCATCTAAACAATCAAACTTTAGTATTACAATTAATAACAGTAAAAACGCTATTAATTTACCAAACAACTCTCCATTTTTAAACTGGAAAGAAGCCAGACGTTTTGCAGGACCATTACCTTTTACTTTTACATATAACAACAAAAAGAAAGAAATGTTAATAATTCAAGGAGTAAGACAATATTGGAAACCAAAACCAATTGAAATAGAACACTACAGTGTTGATTTTTTTAAAAAATTACAATTAAAAAATCACGTATTAGCAAACGCATTTATTATAGAAAACATACCATATTATTGGAAAAAAGGAGAGATAGAATTATGGAATTAA
- a CDS encoding DoxX-like family protein — protein MKNIFLNRIITIIIALVWLVNGLYCKILNQVPRHEAIVAQIINTAHSRLLIIIIGFLEICMAIWILSHYKQKCNAVLQIIIILLMNCIEFIMASNLLLWHKYNIIFAFLFCILIYLNSYHFNLKKDHVYIT, from the coding sequence ATGAAAAATATATTTTTAAATAGAATAATTACAATTATTATTGCTCTAGTTTGGCTTGTAAATGGTTTGTACTGCAAAATACTAAACCAGGTACCAAGACATGAAGCTATTGTTGCACAAATAATAAACACAGCACACTCAAGACTATTAATTATAATAATAGGTTTCTTAGAAATATGTATGGCTATATGGATACTTAGCCACTACAAACAAAAATGCAATGCAGTATTACAGATTATAATAATATTATTAATGAACTGTATAGAATTTATAATGGCTTCAAACTTACTATTATGGCATAAATACAATATCATTTTTGCCTTTTTATTTTGCATATTAATCTACTTAAACAGCTATCATTTTAATTTAAAAAAAGACCATGTTTATATCACTTAA
- a CDS encoding GbsR/MarR family transcriptional regulator translates to MQYQEAKDKFISTWGSLGSLWGINKAMAQIQALLFISTKPLSMEEIMDELKISRGNTSMNLRQLIDWGIVSKTIIAGERKEFFTTEKDVQELARIVAKERSRREIQPVIKILDEVSSIKDDGSEKTKELIKQTKALHELTETMDAVINKLVNQKQNWITKSVLKFFK, encoded by the coding sequence ATGCAATATCAAGAAGCAAAAGATAAATTTATTAGTACTTGGGGAAGTTTAGGCTCTCTTTGGGGAATTAACAAAGCAATGGCACAAATTCAAGCCTTACTTTTTATTTCTACAAAACCATTATCTATGGAAGAGATTATGGACGAACTTAAAATCTCTCGTGGAAATACATCTATGAATTTACGCCAATTAATAGATTGGGGAATTGTAAGCAAAACAATAATCGCAGGAGAAAGAAAAGAGTTTTTTACTACCGAAAAAGATGTGCAAGAATTAGCTAGAATTGTAGCTAAAGAAAGAAGCAGACGTGAAATACAGCCAGTAATAAAAATTCTTGATGAAGTCTCATCTATTAAAGACGACGGTAGTGAAAAAACAAAAGAACTTATAAAACAAACAAAAGCATTACATGAACTAACAGAAACCATGGATGCTGTTATAAATAAATTAGTTAACCAGAAACAAAACTGGATTACAAAGTCTGTTTTAAAATTCTTTAAATAA